The DNA region TATGGGCCATGTAAGGCTTCCAACCTGCTACACTAAAGCAATTAAATCTTGGATGTGCTTGCTAATTGATCGAATTGCCTGTTTCTTAGCATTTCCTTTTTGTTGAATTGGACTCATTCATATACCATCTCTCTTATTGTTTTATGATGTGActctaattaaaattatttcatttgaGACAGTAAATTTCTAACTTCTTTGGATTTAAGGTTTACGCAGAGCACCTATTGGAACCGCTATTGCAAACAATATCTGCATTATCAGGACCTAAAACTACACTAATGGTATTGTATTTGgtagttattttaatttgttccTCAAAAACATTATCAAAATTGATGCacttattttaatttctaattattttCATGAAGCTGGGTTATGAGATCCGTTCTATGAGCGTCCATGAGCAAATGCTTCAGATGTGGAAAAGAAACTTTAATGTAAAAGTTGTTCCACAATCTAAGGTATGTGTGATGTTTTGTGCAAACTTCTACTGTAAATGGTTTGGTCCATAGTCTATAGTTTATACCTTTTACATTTAATTTACAAGTGCCGGACATGATATCGGTCTCATACCTTAATAGATTTGGACCGCATAATGTTAGCCGTTACTTTTTGCTGTAGGAAATATTTTGAGAACATGCTATATCAGATGGTCATCATCTGATTATGGATTTTACTTCTTGCATTATCTGACCATGCACCATACGTCAGATATGATGCTTCAAAAACCATGCATCCGGTTTGAGTCCTGCGATAAGAAATGCTACCACTTCACTCATTGACTCATTTCTTGCAGATGGACCAGACATTCCAACATCCAAGTATTCAAATCTACATTATGGGATCAAAGCCTCCGGAAGGGAATATAGAGAACGCGGATCAGGGGAGTGGTCAGAAAATCGACAAGACCGAAATAAGTGAGAAGGGTGAGAACGTTGGGACAAGTAATGAGGAAAAGGTGGCTGATTCTGTTGCTGTGGCCAGCGAAGACTCCGAGCTATTGACAAAATCCCAGAACGAGAAACTCGATGATTTTGAAGTTCGACGATGTGGCTCGATGGCTGCTCGACTTCTGCGAGATGTCAAGATAGCCTAAATTTGCAGGGCCAgccttttgtgatttgtcttTGGTACTGTCAAGAGAGCCTATATGGGGTGGGACATATGTGCAACAAGGATTTTTAGACATTTTTGTTGTGTCTTATTCTCAATGGCTTCCATGGAAGTTGGATGCGTCTTTCTGAAAATGCAGAATAGGCTGGATATACATGCCTCATCTCTCATCAATGAGGTGGCATCCCATGAAGAGACCTTCATTGATTTGCATTGATGAAGTTGTCCTGGTTACAGTTTTAGGCAAAGGTATGGAGTCTAAGGTTCCAGTTGATTAATGGAGGAAGAGATTGTGAAATGTTTTGGAGGTATTTTCAGTATGAGTTGCATGTGATGTGAATAGTATGGGGAATATGGtgaatcctttttttctttctgagcAACAACCTAATCTTTATCTGAGAATGCCACCTAGATTAAGGTTGTTTCCTTTCCAAAGAAATGCCCTAAAAACTTGATCAGCATGTTTAATCACTCAAACCTTTGGATAGAATTCAGCAGTTTCAATTTGCCTGCATGGGACTAACTTTTGGTTGCCCACTTCGAGTTCTGGCAACATCAATCTTTTGCATCGAGATCTTACAATCCAACTTCTTAAGCCAAGAAGCAATCGGAGAACACCCACGTAATAGGGAGGGACCCTATATTGAAACTAGAGATTTTCAAAAGCTCATccttaaaaatatgaaaaatgttaaataaacTTCAAGTTTACACTTTTTgacatgacagtaaaaattactgttaaattttttttatcacatcacACCAAGGTGAAAAAGTTACTATTAGCGCTTCCTGACTGGACGTTGTAGAGCGGTGCGGGTTTTAGTTTTGGAGTTCctcattattttcttgttttcctaaCGTGGTAGTTTGGAGTGTACAAATGGAGTGATTCGCCAATAACCACAAATAATTGTTAACCGGATAACCACATAATCAGAAATATCAGCAATCGGATAACTACCTAGGATGGTTACGGTTATGAATTatagacatttaaaaatttagcaaatAACTGAGTAACGGGGGTAACtggtttttttaatatatataatcatttaagttctttaatggtttttttaatatatataatcatttaagttctttaattatttttccttatCAACGatcaaaaacacttttaaagaCTATCATCAATGGATGCAAGTCTGCATTCTTGGTAGAAGAAAACTGGTTCAAGACCGATTACCACACTATTCTTCCGATTTACTTTCCTATGATGTTGGAACGGTGGATTCCATCTGCATCATTCATCACAAGGTGGAACGCAACTTTTACATGTTCTTGCAATACCGGCTTTGGAGGAAATCCCTATGTTCTTGGAGAATGTCATGGTAAGTTTTCGTAGCACTACTCTATTTATCTTTAATTCATCTTTTCTATTTCGTTTGTGTTAATTAAATAGTTCTATGAATTAACAcaattttgataaatttgatgacataataaaatgtcattttggtaGATCTCATTTTGAAATTTAGTTTGACAAAGGGATGCTTTGTATActtaatttctcttttgtatttgtttttcttttctattttatatttatcaagTGTCTTACaagtattttcttcttttggaataaacaaatttgaagttttaggggtaattacattttcccccataaactacaacgTTCTGTCAATTATACctcccccatgaactaccaaacTTACCTTCCGTCAGTCAACCTCATTAAATCGGATggaatattctcttttaaacgttaaatctcattaaaagatagaaatacccttaaattaaaaaaaaaaaattaaaacacaaaaaatataaaactcataaattaaaaaaaaaattaaaaaaaaaaagttgggggCCACCACCCTTGGGGGAGGGGGTGCCCAACGAGCcacccctcaatttttttttttaatttatatatttatatatttaatatgtttatttatttttaattaagaatgacACGTATCATCATTCTATTGGTGATAACGTGATATACTAATGGAATCCGTCAATtattttaacggaatttgattacatggactaaattgttattttggtctaTCCCGATAAtctctaaattattattattatttgtttgtatatatCACATAGatggatttttaatttaaaacaactACATGGACagattttgtatttatattttttttttttagtttaagtcttttttaactgttttttagttttttatattgacttttttatttttataaattaatttataaatgtttttttaattttaatatatttctattttttgtttaattttgatttttgattttttttttattgaaaatggtatatatatatatatatatatatatatatatatatatatttgttaaaattcaagggtattatatgtaatttttgtttataaacttACGGAATTTTggtcatttcaaattttttaacgaGGTTGACAGACATAAGGGGTTTTTGAGAAGTAAATGATAGTCTAATGTGGTCGGACGGTAAGTTTGGCAGTTCATGGGGGTATATTGATTCAtagggaaaaatgtaattatcccgaaattttatattaaagaaagaaataataaaattattcataaaaaccGATTAATAACCTATATATAACCAGTTTTCATTAACCACATAACTGCCAGTTTCAGTTAACTACAACCAACCTAATAATTAGGATTATTTAAAACTGAATAACCAcctaaattgattgcaattgtaGTTACGAGGAAATAATCGCAACAGGTATACAACCCCTAGTGGCAGCATGTTGTGGGAGTAGTTGAGAGTACCCTAGCATGTCTTGTCCTAGTAACATTTTCTGCGTCTAGGCTCTGGCGATATTCTTGAGGTTTTTGTTTAATTCCATTTCTCTTCCTAAGCATTCGtgatagaaatatatatatatatatcggaaaACCAGCCCTCACTCTCTGTGTCTAAAGGGCTACATCCTAGTAGCAAggctttaacaaaaaaaaaacaaagacaaagaagaaagtTTATGGTGATGGTCATTAAAGTCAATAATTTATCACATTTTAGctccaaaaattgaaaaattacgTATATATTCAAACATGAAACATTCTGCACCTACTCCAAGTCTGAAGTCTCCATATCTCTGATTCTGTGATTGGATTTAAACCTTCTCAACTGGGATCCAAATCATTCTCTTCCCTCAACCCAAATCCCATCATACATTTTTCTTAATGTTGGTTTATCTATTTGTCCACTCAatttgcatgagagagagagagagagccaagCAGGTGCTTTTCAAAGAAGTGTGACATAACTCTATCAAACTTTATTCAACATCCCTCTAGGTACTAAAAAGTTTCATTAGTTAACCACATGGAATGCGAGAGAATTAGAAAAGCACAAGTTATTTTTTGCTTTGACTTGGACAGACCAAAGCCCGGTTGGATGCAGTCGGACATGCCAAATGCAGATGGAGTTGAATCAAACATATTAGAAGCATCGAGGTAGATTTACTAGTGAGGTGCATGGGGCACATTAGCTGTTGAGGTGAAGCAAATGAGATACACAAGTAAAAAATGGACATATAAAATTGATGGGAGCAATTAATCTGAAGCAAGCCTGTCTTACTGACTTCCCTCCTTAAACAACGCTAAGGTCTGATTGAAAGgaacaaaagaagaaacaagGAAAACTGCACAACAGAGACCACAATACACAAGTGACATGGGGTTGCTATGAAAAATGGAAATTGAACCACATAAGCTATAATTTCAGATTCAAGCGCGCACCTTTTCACATTTgaatatatatgtgctttaaaAGAATCCTCAGTAACCACAGCTTGTAATTTTGCTTATTAACAAATCTTTCAAGAATCAATATTCGAATAATTGGACAATCACATGTACACGGCTGAGCCCAGAAATTTTCAAACTCTATAAGCTGACAATCTGGGAATGGTTGTATGTGATTTGCTGAAGAACCTGTGTGCCATTGAAATATGTTCTTGAGCTTGTATCAGATATGTTACTCAGAATAGAAAAGTGATCCATATAAATTCCAAAATAAGAGATAAGAGGATCTGCACGCGACTTGTTGACGACAAACCTCAAGTACTGAGATTTTATTGTCGGGAATTGCAGCAGCCTCTGATATCCCACAGTACTGCCATTGGTCACTTTCTTCCATTGCCCATCTTCATTCAAGATCTCAAGGTGAAACTCAATAATCCGCTGTCCCATGTGAATTGGTTCTTGAACTTGCAGAACATTGAAAGATAATATTTGTTGAAGGTTCAAATATAACACCCAATGAGTTTGATTCTCCTTTGGGGCCCAATAGGTGTAAATACATTCTTTGAAGACATTCTTGGGGTTGAAACGAGAATTGCTAATGCCTCCTCGTGTACTGCTGGCACTAACAAGAGCATTAATAGCCAGATTATCTGAGAATATCGACCTCCGGAGCTCACTGAATTCTTGAAGCACTTGTATGTCTTCAGCTGATATAAGACCTGAAGAGTTTGGAGGCACATTTAGTAACAAGAGACAGTTTCGGCCAATTGATTTGTAGTATATGTCAAGAAGCGTTCTCGCAGATTTCGGAACTTCTGATGCATGCCAAAACCAACCAGGCCTGATTGAGACATCACACTCAGCAGGTACCCACTCAACACCGTGTCGGTCTCCTTCCCTTGAGTATCTGTTAGATGTATAAAAAGATAGTGCTTAATAAAAACAGCCGTTCTCAATCTATCCAGAAAGCCAATGTTTCATATATCAATGTGATAATGAATAGATCAAAACAACATAAATCAAAGGCTGCAACAATTGTGCTTTGGGAACCAGGACTTTCCTAAATGAGACCAATATCTCAAAGGGATATGACCTCTAGCCAATCAACAATACAATGTACAGTTCCCACTACATTATATCAAGCAATTGACTCTAACGGTACATTTGCCCACCAGAATCACCTCCATGTGCTGTTCTGTAGTATTATATCAAGATTTTCACTTaagcaggaaaaaaagaattatgattAAGGATTGGAAATTCCGTTAAAGAGCCTTTATCTGCCAAGTGCATCAATACATACCATACGTTCTATAAACAACATGGAAAATGATGGCAAAGCAATTACGATTGAATGGTAATGGTGTTTTAACTTAATAAGGTAACTTGAACAAACAGAAACTTGAAAGACTTGAGCGAATACATTGGGCTCAGTAAATgtttagctaaaatttagctaaagaatactttttttatattttacctACCAGTACATCCAAGTTAGCATTTTAGCCATCgactttcactattccattcCATTGTTTCTTTATATCTATTTTCACTATTCCCAAAGTGTAGAGAGAATCATGttgacttttttattaatttgcaTTGTAGCAACAAGTCAAATCTTTAGCCAAAGTGACTAGCCGGATGGAGAACTTTTTCGGTATTTTTTGCCACAGGGCTAACCAAAATAACCTTTTGGCTATTTTAGCTAGCCCAATGTGAATGCTCAAGCTATATGCAACTTAAGAAGTTGCACAACTTTCCATTCCAAATGCTAGAAAACCTCAACCTATACTGTCTTTAAGCAATCAATGTTACCAAATGGAAGTGAAGGTAGGAAGCTAAGGAAAGTGAAACTCACTGAGGGTCAGTGTCACCAATCTTGGCAGCACTCCGATTGAAAAGCGACCAGCAAGTAGACCCAGCAACACCAGCCTCATCCCCAATCCACCTGGTATCTGGACCAGCATCAGAAAAAATGACAGCCCCGGGCTGGAGTTGATGAATGAGACTAAACCAACTATCAAAGAAATACTCCATGTTCTTCTCTCCCTCCCCTTTCGCCCCATCCAACCATACCTCCTTGATGTCACCATACCTGTTTCAATTATGAAAGATCACCTGCTATAATTCTCTGATTCTCTAACCATGGAACTCAACAAAAAGTAGCAAATTActtaaaaagttcaattttccaaaaagaaacagaatCCGTCTTTTGAACCAATAGAATCGAACTAAAACCAATCTTCAACAACTTATTAAACTTAAACAAGTAGAAAGCAAACATAAAGCCGATAATGCTAAAATGCAACTCAACTAAACTCCACAAGGCATGCAAACGATTCATAAGAACAAGAATTTTATATAATCAATTGGGCAGAACCCCGAAGCTCAATAACTGCCTAAATCAAACAATCAAAGTCAacaaaaattttagatttttttttccttctttcctcATGGGTCAGAAGTAGTAAGTAattcaaaagtaaaagaaaataacaatgcATAGAATTCTCCGATAACAGAAGAGATCAAatgcaacaagaaagaaagaaccacAAACGGCTCAAAATGACAATCCGATTAACAAAATTTCACAGAGCATAAAAGACCCAATTCAAAGTCAACACAATTTGATCAGACATCAACCCAGAACTCTGGAAAATAAATCAAGAGACCccaattcacaaaaaaaaaaaaaatcacatgcaAGCTAAAAAAATCAGTGTCAATCACCTCGTGAGCAACTCAGTCATCTGCCCAATGTAGAACTCATTATACTCTAAAGTCTTCCCATATGACACTTCGTGCCGATCCCACGGCGAAAGATAAAGACCGAATCCAATGCCTGCGTCCCTAGCAGCCTCAGCCAGCTCCGCAACAACATCACCACTCCCATTTCTCCAGGGGCTCGAGCGCACCGAGTAGTTGGTGTACTCGGAGGGCCATAGGCAGAACCCATCGTGGTGCTTGGCGGTGAGAATCACGCGAGAAAATCCCGATTCCTTGGCCACGCGTACCCATTGCGTTGCGTCGAAGTTGGAGGGGTTGAACAGGTGGGGGTCGGCGTGGCCGGTGCCCCACTCGGAGTCCGTGAAGGTGTTTGGGCCGAAGTGGAGGAAGAGGGCCATGTGGCCGAGCTGCCATTGGAGCTGGGAAGCAGAAGGGATGGGCAAAATGAGAAGAGGTGGAGGTTTGACTAATGtgtttgaagaagaagaagaagatgcagATGAAGACGAAGAAAGGAGTGAGAGGAGGATTAGAAGGGTGATCTGGGACATGTGTTTTGCGGGCTTCTGGGTTTGGCGAGTTCGAGGGATGGTTGTGGTGgtctgcttcttcttctcctccatgtTGGAGAATGGAGGGGGGCCTTGGGAGAGATATGGGACCAAGTCGGATGGAGTGAAAGTGAGGGGCTTTTTACAAAGGATGTTGGTGTTGACTGTTTTGATTGATCAATATGCATATGGAACTACTTGTTAATTCGAAAAATTACATATATCCtctcaaaatatttattttattgtcaattttttaaaaaaaaaaattaccaaattctaattatcaaaatatccttaattGTTCTCTTCTCTCTACGAAGAAAATACTGTTGTCCATGCCTGAGAAGGGTCTCCTCCCCCCTTCTTTACTGCTTGCTTTCTGTTGTTTCCTTTACTCGGTTTTTAACTCCCCCTTCTCTCTAGGGTTTTCTTTATATATGCTAGTCTCTTACAAGGCTCTATCTATTGTCTTTGACGATCTATCCTCGATCCTCATAAAACTACAACCTAAGTCCCCTCATTGACAGTCACATCATGCTCCTTAACATTCATCTTCCCCACCACATTGTTAGTTGGATTTGtgaagttttgaagattgaTTTTGTTAAAGTCAAATCTTCCTTTTTCCGCTAGCTTTAGCCTGCAACACGTCGCACCACTGCTCTCTCCAACGTCCTAGCTTCCTAGCACCATCAACCGCTTCTCCCCTTGACGGACTTTACGCACTGACGCGTGGACATCAAGCACCGGACAACTTCCTCATGTCACCCTCCTTTGCCTCGTCCTCCCCAAAGATGATGTTttatggggttttttttttatatatgttatttattatgtttttatgttCTTTACAACTTAACCCAAATTATTTGGGCTTTAGACTCTTTGTTTGTATTGTAGAtccattttttgttgttctttctcttttagtcTGTTCGGTTTCCTTGGATGCCGGACTAGATCTAAgttataatttcttattatatttattttctttcgaATTTGGACTTAGATCTAAGTTTATAAGGATTATTTTACTCCGAATGGTTTTATCCATCTTAGTGGGCTACAATTTTCACAAGCTGCATTCCCAAGTGAGTTTTAGCTTCCTGGATTTCTTTTCGGGCTCTGAGGTGCTTGGATGCCGAACTAGATCTAAGTTATCATTTCTCTTAGTATGTTTAGTTTCTTTCGAAGCTGGACTTAGATCTAAGTTTATAGGGGTTATTTTACTCTTGATGGTTTTATCCATCTTAGTGGGCCGCAGTTTTCACAGGCTGCATTCCCAAGTGAGTTCTAGCTTTTTGGATTTCTTATCGGGGGCTCTGAGGTGCTTGTAGTCTATCTTGGTTGGGTTATTGagttgttcttttattttcattttgtctTTCCCTGTATCTTGTTTCTGTGATTAGTTTatgaaatatttataaaaaaatataaatatatccttaataattttaaaaaaaaaatcataaaaatcctattaattgttttactttttatttaaaaaaaaaaattatatggacattttttcttattaaaaaaatattattattattattattattattattagtttgcTAGTCTTATTAGAGACATTGacacaaataataatttgggAAGATATTGAGAAtaaagtggtagtttgaggagatatGTACAATTTTCCTTAGTTCTTAAGTGGTAAGCAAAATGTAACAACACATCTTCTGTTAAACTAACGAATAATGATccaaatttaacaaaaacaacatgGTACTGCTACttcttaagcaaataaaaaatgtgCAAGATCTGTTATGGATAAGTGATTATTACATGAAAAATTACTGAAGAATAAGTGATTATAGGAAGtttaattacaatttaatttaattaatcttttcgAAATgataaggtaaaaaaaaaaaaaaaaattaacgctttttttttttttgaatagttaCAATAGGTCATCAACCAACATACAAGCTAgcaaaatcatcatttttttgcCCCTTGTTTCCTTAAAAATGGTCCCTATTATAacttttaagttatttaaaacTGCCAAATACACTTGAGTTTGTTCTAGCTTTTGGGTACACCAGAAATTATTTGGGTTGTCTCTCTGGACTTTGGAGGCCAAGAAACTGTACAGCATTATATTGCTTGTTCATTTCGCGCATACAACATAATCCATAACAAAATGGTAGTGATAATATAGaatatcactacaaaataataataatttatgaagAAGAAGGATTTTCTTTTGGATTACTTAGCTTATACACAAACATTCTTCTTCATCATTATTTGACACCACTTGTTTGATAGTGAAGAACGCAGAgagcaagatttttttttttttggatttggatgGTTTGGgatagaaaaaaatgatatttagtagactctcatacgaATGTCGTACAATTATGATGATATAGCAGGGAAtatcaataattgatttttactgcaaaatcataataattgtataacagtcgtatgagagtttactaaataacattaatcgTAGGATAAAGTTTACTTTCATGTTGCTTTCATCAATGGAATAGATTTGGAAAAAGTTTACATACTTGctcaaactatcacctaatCGATAATGTCCTCccttccaaactttcaattgcgataATGTCTCTCTTAAACTATTGAAAATTTGACAACGTTCATTCCAAGcctagcaaaaagacaaaaatgacccaaatatttttctaataagacaaaaatactctaataaattggaaaaaaaaaattaaggaaaaaacgatttttttttttttcaaatttccatgccctagtttttgtttttaaataatttagttttagttttttttttttttttgttctataaTTTAGTTTTAGTGGAGTcaaatgatgaagaagaagaatgtttGTGTATACGCTAAGTAATCCAAAGGAAAACTGTGAAGTTACAGAATATAGAATCATAGAAAAGGAGCAGCACTTGAAATTGGGTTGATTACATTACAATAATTTTGAAGCACTTGACTCAAAATTCACGCAACTAAGGAATGATTATTGATACACCAAACAGCACATCCGACAACTCATGCAAACCtcaattatcattatatttttgtattgGTTTGCGATTcaaaaaagtgtgattttaaaatgtatgatttggaaatgtgatttttaaaaatgcagttaagtaTTGTCAAAATTGctgtttgacctttaaaattatactttagcctttaaaattgtgtgttttttttttttttttaaaaaaaaaaaaaaaatgtaattccaaactatcaattttctacaatttggtttaaaatcgaactttttgtctataaaatcacaATACCAAACACACATTTACTAAAATTTCCTGTACTGAAAATGAATGATTGTCATTAAACCAAAAACCCTTCATCCGACAATATAGATCCCAACTAtgccataaaaattcaatatctaagagcatgtttgagattgcattgaAAGTAGaacttttaaagtcaaaaagagctttttagaaaaaacttcaagtttaagctttttccaagtgcgttttggccatttttaaaacctgtttgagattgtgtttgaaaatagagcttttaaagtcAAAACGAGGTTTAggaaaagcttcatttttaagcttttgccaaaagtacgttttgattatttttagagtaaaaagtcaaataagtactcttgaaattttttacaaaacatgCCATCTTTTTGTTTGCCACAACcttttaggtactaaaaatactttttgagcTCTCTAACGGCATTTCAAACATGCGCTCCTCcaaaaagttatttaatttcAGAAAAATGGGTTTCTTGTACAGAAGGCTTTGTTCAATGGCCCAAATCTGCGTAGACTGGAGCCCATAGAATGTGTCCATGGCCCAAGCCTGGTTAgtaaaattgaaactttttagGGCCCAAAAGCCTTCACAACAACAGAGTGTTGGAAGTTGGTCCCAAAATCAACACTTTTTGAGAGCCCATTCACAATTTCAATGTTGTGAATTGAATAATGACTGTGAacagaaattttattcaaatcgGTTTGGATGAAATATTTAGTAACCCATGTAAAATAAtaccaagtgtctataaatatttaaaaatgacaTTAAATTTGGTCTGAGTTTgtaaattgctattaatgaggttaaaaatttaatgtgtattgtaaatgtttataaacatttgacactattttacatgggtttgaggatatttcctctaggttttgaggaaatttctgtctAATGTTTATATAACAAATGATATCATGGACTAATTGttaccttttaatttttctacgaaagaacaattttttcctCATTTCTCTAACTAACATTCTTATATTTGATTATACAATTCTCctcattaatatttaaatatgaaaattaattaaaatattagaaaagtaCACGCACATACTCTTCAAACTATCACACAATTTATacctaaactatcaaaaaattaataaaaatacttttataaaaatttagaaaagatgaaaaaaatagacaaaaaataaataaaaattggggaCCCACCCACAGCAGGcaatcttgttttattttttttatttttatctttttgtgtgacaaaaaaaatctttacaaAAAAGGgagggagatttgaactagtgacctctgctgaACTACTTCTTAAAGACAAT from Corylus avellana chromosome ca10, CavTom2PMs-1.0 includes:
- the LOC132163208 gene encoding uncharacterized protein LOC132163208, producing MEPDRLNSPTTFSMNLEILGHELQFYQDPNSKHLGTTVWDASLVFVKYLEKNCRKGRFCPSKLKGKRVIELGAGCGVAGFGMALLGCDVVATDQVEVLPLLMRNVERNTSRILQMNPGSDSFGSIQVAELDWGNKDHIKAVDPPFDYIIGTDVVYAEHLLEPLLQTISALSGPKTTLMLGYEIRSMSVHEQMLQMWKRNFNVKVVPQSKMDQTFQHPSIQIYIMGSKPPEGNIENADQGSGQKIDKTEISEKGENVGTSNEEKVADSVAVASEDSELLTKSQNEKLDDFEVRRCGSMAARLLRDVKIA
- the LOC132164756 gene encoding alpha-L-fucosidase 1, which translates into the protein MEEKKKQTTTTIPRTRQTQKPAKHMSQITLLILLSLLSSSSSASSSSSSNTLVKPPPLLILPIPSASQLQWQLGHMALFLHFGPNTFTDSEWGTGHADPHLFNPSNFDATQWVRVAKESGFSRVILTAKHHDGFCLWPSEYTNYSVRSSPWRNGSGDVVAELAEAARDAGIGFGLYLSPWDRHEVSYGKTLEYNEFYIGQMTELLTRYGDIKEVWLDGAKGEGEKNMEYFFDSWFSLIHQLQPGAVIFSDAGPDTRWIGDEAGVAGSTCWSLFNRSAAKIGDTDPQYSREGDRHGVEWVPAECDVSIRPGWFWHASEVPKSARTLLDIYYKSIGRNCLLLLNVPPNSSGLISAEDIQVLQEFSELRRSIFSDNLAINALVSASSTRGGISNSRFNPKNVFKECIYTYWAPKENQTHWVLYLNLQQILSFNVLQVQEPIHMGQRIIEFHLEILNEDGQWKKVTNGSTVGYQRLLQFPTIKSQYLRFVVNKSRADPLISYFGIYMDHFSILSNISDTSSRTYFNGTQVLQQITYNHSQIVSL